The following nucleotide sequence is from Paenibacillus odorifer.
GATAGACACGACCCAGATATATTGACCTTTGAATAAATTCTGAATATGAGGTGCGGAATAGGAGAGCTCTGATGTTCTTTGCGCCGTCGTAAACCAGCTCTGAGTCTCCAGCTGTGTGTTGCTGCGCAGCTTCTGACCGGGTGTACCCACGACATATTTCCCCTGTGGTGTAAAAACAGCCGCCGAGACCAGATCCTCTCTGCTCCCCATTAACATAGCCATTCTTTCCGTCAATAAAGCGGAATCCACGGAAGGGCTATTCGTAATCTGCTCCTCCGCTGTCTCAAAAATATTGCGCATTCCCTTAACATAAAGACCCAGATTGTAATTCACTTGCTCAATGATCTGCTGCATATTCATATTGGCATTCTCTTCTGCGGTCTTGGCAAACTTGTTGTACAGCATAAGGCTGACAACGACAGCTACCAGCACGGCAACAGATGTAAAAGTGAGTGTAATCGTAACTTGAATGCTTCGGAGCTTGGAGGACAACCGACGTTTTCCGCCTTTGGGATGCTGCGGTCTTAGATGAAAGGAATAAGGTTTATCCTTCAGCATCTTTACCCTCCTCTGGAGCTGTTTTTATACTCTTTAGGAGATTGGCCATATTTTTTGCGGAAACAAAAGCTGAAATAGTTAGGATCGGCAAAACCTATTTTTTCTGCGATTTCAAAAGCTTTCAGCTCCGTGGACCGCAAAAGTTCCTTGGCTGCTTCTAACCTAATTTGCAAAAGATAACTAACGAACGTCATTTTCATTTCCTTCTTAAAAATACTGCTAAAATAACCGGTACTTATATGTAAATGCTGACAAACCTTGCCGATGGAAATATCAGATTCAACATAGTGGCTGCGTATATATTCTTTAGCTTCATCAATAAGCAGCTTATAGGAAGATTGACGTTCTAATGCAATCGTATCCATTAAACCGCTACAGACTGCAATAATCCATTGCTTGGCTTCGGCCATACTATTAAATTTATTAATGGCAGTTAGCGACGAAATGCCAGAACCAATATACTTTGCAGCCTCACTGCCGGATTCTTTAGCCACTCGCAGGATAGATGTAAAAATCTCCAGCAAAAAAATCTGATAATCCTGTGTAGACACCTGCTCTGCGTCAAGACCAGCAAATAACTCCTCAACAACCTCTTTAAGTTCTTGCACCGTACCTAGTTTAATCGTCCGGATTAAGGATTGCTGGGTTAGTTCATCATAGGTTAGCAGTGTGCTGGAACGTGACTCAACGTCCTCAATCCAGATCACCCGGTTATTGCCGAGAATAAGCCGATAATCTAATGCCTGCATGGCATCCCCAAATGAATTAAATAACAAAGCAGGCGATGAACAGACCGTTCCGGAGCCTGCCGTTACCGTCAGCTTCAGAAAACGCTGTACGTTCTGGCGGATTTCTTCAAGAAGCTCAAAAGTCTTTCCAGTGATATCAGTTTCTTCCCCTTCTTCATGGATTGTGAGCAATACGACCTCATCACGATGAATAAACACCCTTCCAAAACCATGCTTCGAGCATATTTCTTCAGCAATATTCAGCACAGCGAATAGCTGTAAATTCTTTTCACCAGTGTCTCGTAAAGAAATTTGCCTGCCTGCTGCACCCCCAGCCGATTCCCGCTCAGGACGAATATAATCCACACTAATTACCGAAGCCTGAAACCACCGTCCCGTTAATTTTATGCCATATTCAGAGCTTTTCTCAGCAATTTCATCCGTACGCAATCTACGCGAAATAAGGGACGATAAAAATTGCTCCCTTAACACAGGCAGACTTTTCCGGTAATGCTCACTGAGTACAAATACATTTTCTTTTTCTGCAATTTCAGCCTCGATAGTGGCTCTAACCTTAAGCAATACTTCAATTAATTCCTGCGAAGAGAACGGTTTCAAAATATACTCATCAATTTGCAATTTTATCGCCTTCTGAGCATATTCAAATTCATCATACCCAGTCAAAATGATAATCTTAGTGTTAGGATGATGACTACGAATCCATTCAGCCAGCTGAAGTCCATTCATAAAAGGCATTTGGATATCGGTAACTACCACATCCGGCAGCAAACGGTCTATGGCATCCGCAGCTTCCCGTCCATTCTCCGCCTGCTCAACAATCTCAAATCCGTAACGCTCCCAGTCAATCTGCCCGATAACGCCTTCCCTAACGTCTTCTTCATCTTCA
It contains:
- a CDS encoding response regulator, with protein sequence MYKLVLAEDEEDVREGVIGQIDWERYGFEIVEQAENGREAADAIDRLLPDVVVTDIQMPFMNGLQLAEWIRSHHPNTKIIILTGYDEFEYAQKAIKLQIDEYILKPFSSQELIEVLLKVRATIEAEIAEKENVFVLSEHYRKSLPVLREQFLSSLISRRLRTDEIAEKSSEYGIKLTGRWFQASVISVDYIRPERESAGGAAGRQISLRDTGEKNLQLFAVLNIAEEICSKHGFGRVFIHRDEVVLLTIHEEGEETDITGKTFELLEEIRQNVQRFLKLTVTAGSGTVCSSPALLFNSFGDAMQALDYRLILGNNRVIWIEDVESRSSTLLTYDELTQQSLIRTIKLGTVQELKEVVEELFAGLDAEQVSTQDYQIFLLEIFTSILRVAKESGSEAAKYIGSGISSLTAINKFNSMAEAKQWIIAVCSGLMDTIALERQSSYKLLIDEAKEYIRSHYVESDISIGKVCQHLHISTGYFSSIFKKEMKMTFVSYLLQIRLEAAKELLRSTELKAFEIAEKIGFADPNYFSFCFRKKYGQSPKEYKNSSRGG